One part of the Eucalyptus grandis isolate ANBG69807.140 chromosome 10, ASM1654582v1, whole genome shotgun sequence genome encodes these proteins:
- the LOC104423914 gene encoding glucosidase 2 subunit beta-like: MIIYRLESKIRELWQVIKSLIMQYTQLILCSQHDSNNLDICCSVEHAVEEKDEFLTPANEEKSNVSSEPIVDAESKGDDASENAEELSKEELGQHVASRRTGEKTEKESGEDFARDNNNEEQSREIPKDMRDGIDDIYALETADSEKNEYDNVEDAFDEDSAVNDHYDFSSHYKDGSDSDSDDELDSEDYNLLEEAKRVTEAAHRTRTKLSVHPYFKLPFPLQNLRRAAASRRTKLLFLPSGLLKRGRNQSRYEQRKKFISWTIEWHFHSTNVVLCDHGIHEDMTLHLDAEEVSSEETVSGHPESDTDP; encoded by the exons ATGATCATCTATCGACTGGAGTCCAAGATAAGGGAATTATGGCAAGTCATCAAAAGTTTAATCATGCAGTACACGCAATTGATTCTCTGTAGTCAACATGATTCCAACAATCTGGACATTTGTTGTTCTGTAGAGCATGCTGTGGAAGAGAAAGATGAGTTTTTAACACCGGCAAATGAGGAAAAGTCAAATGTATCATCTGAACCTATTGTTGATGCTGAAAGCAAG GGAGATGACGCATCTGAGAATGCTGAGGAACTGTCAAAGGAAGAGTTGGGTCAACATGTTGCTTCTCGTCGGACAGGGGAGAAGACAGAGAAGGAAAGCGGGGAAGACTTTGCAAGAGATAATAATAATGAGGAACAAAGTAGGGAGATCCCAAAAGACATGCGTGATGGTATTGATGATATATATGCGTTAGAAACTGCTGACAGCGAAAAGAATGAGTATGATAACGTGGAAGATGCGTTTGATGAAGATTCTGCAGTGAACGATCATTATGATTTCAGTTCTCATTACAAAGATGGATCAGATAGTGACTCAGACGATGAATTAGACTCTGAAG ACTATAATTTGCTCGAGGAAGCGAAGAGGGTGACTGAAGCAGCTCACAGAACAAGAACTAAATTAAGTGTGCATCCTTATTTTAAGTTGCCGTTTCCCCTCCAAAACCTCCGGCGTGCAGCTGCTAGTAGGAGAACGAAACTCTTGTTCCTTCCAAGTGGACTGTTAAAAAGGGGCCGAAATCAGTCTCGATATGAGCAAAG GAAGAAATTTATTTCATGGACGATTGAATGGCACTTTCACTCGACAAATGTGGTATTATGTGACCATGG AATACATGAGGACATGACCCTTCATCTTGATGCAGAGGAAGTCTCGTCTGAGGAGACTGTTTCGGGTCATCCCGAGAGTGACACTGATCCGTAA